A single Deinococcus aerophilus DNA region contains:
- a CDS encoding HD domain-containing phosphohydrolase codes for MKAPLTQLEALQRAIPELLTVDPAQALALAQTCCGLSAELDAAQHSTSQLLLGRALQANVQIQEALEVFQTSANTCSSLGLAAQEAEARSLAGKACIDLGQFDDASRELQSAVALAADIPSAISIHATALNHLAVVKHHQGQAAEALQLMHRALQLREQEGNATGQIHCLTNIGGVQMWLGQYGDAIKSLTQAYTLYKTQPADPKVETPILHNLAHVHSMNGDIELAIEVMEAAYQAAIATHEGRTQALASLNLGGFCLDAGQFERAQEYLQATLDLSRQIQFQVGEMHALDSLGTLYQKMHEPEQAREVLQAALNIAIEIGAKQGELEARLQLGRLHLTEGDLEAAQRELGTSLELSVSIQSPKEEAAANEALAELFERQGQPILALKHSRELTHIERELFNAERDRQTRNLSIQFEVERARHDTEIYRMRTELEQEGRERAEHRVRQRTAELARAQQEVVTRLAMAAEYRDDTTGEHTRRVGRTAARIALALGWPENRAAVLGIAARLHDVGKIGIPDSVLLKAGKLDTAEFAHMQTHTLIGARILSGGRSELLRMAEEIALTHHERWDGTGYPRGLHATQIPLVGRIVAIADVFDALTQARPYKAAWTPQDAVNEIRKQTGSHFDPDVVEIAVPILLTPDSPDGDFSEENMPLAQEEANHVLTVFEQLLVERTRDLELAREEAERTASHMQRMALTDNLTGLGNRWAFEQTLEQTLNEAIKHDRSFSVISFDLDGLKAINDTHGHEQGDRFLQCFARALAAAFAPIGLAYRIGGDEFAVVSTEPQELPILRGLLEQTQDQMRHQGFKAASASMGSSVYPHDARTAGDLLRLSDQRMYQTKLRRRQQGR; via the coding sequence ATGAAGGCGCCTCTGACCCAGCTGGAGGCCCTTCAACGGGCCATTCCAGAACTGTTGACTGTTGATCCGGCACAGGCCCTGGCCCTGGCCCAGACCTGCTGTGGACTGAGCGCCGAACTGGACGCCGCACAGCACAGCACCAGCCAGCTGTTGCTGGGCCGCGCCCTTCAGGCCAACGTACAGATTCAGGAAGCCCTGGAGGTGTTCCAGACTTCTGCCAATACCTGCAGCAGTCTGGGGCTGGCGGCTCAGGAGGCTGAGGCCCGGAGTCTGGCCGGCAAGGCCTGCATTGACCTGGGCCAGTTCGATGACGCGTCCAGGGAATTGCAGAGCGCGGTGGCGTTGGCCGCCGACATCCCTTCAGCAATCTCTATCCATGCCACGGCCCTGAATCATCTGGCTGTTGTCAAGCACCACCAGGGGCAGGCAGCAGAAGCCCTGCAACTGATGCACCGGGCCCTGCAGTTGCGGGAGCAAGAGGGAAATGCCACCGGGCAGATTCACTGTTTGACCAATATTGGTGGAGTTCAGATGTGGTTGGGACAATACGGGGACGCCATCAAGAGTCTGACCCAGGCATACACGTTGTATAAGACTCAGCCCGCCGATCCCAAAGTAGAAACACCCATTCTGCACAATCTGGCCCACGTTCACAGCATGAACGGGGATATCGAGCTGGCCATCGAGGTCATGGAGGCGGCGTATCAAGCAGCCATTGCGACCCATGAGGGACGCACCCAGGCACTCGCCAGCCTTAACCTCGGCGGGTTCTGTCTGGATGCCGGACAATTCGAGCGGGCTCAGGAATATCTTCAAGCGACCCTGGACCTAAGCCGACAGATCCAGTTTCAAGTTGGTGAGATGCACGCCCTGGACAGTCTGGGAACCCTGTATCAGAAAATGCATGAGCCTGAACAGGCGCGTGAGGTCCTGCAGGCGGCCCTGAACATCGCCATAGAGATCGGGGCAAAACAGGGCGAACTGGAAGCCCGCCTGCAGCTGGGCCGCCTGCACCTGACCGAAGGTGACCTGGAAGCGGCCCAGAGGGAACTCGGAACCAGTCTGGAACTCTCGGTCAGCATTCAGTCTCCCAAGGAAGAGGCGGCGGCCAACGAAGCGCTGGCCGAGTTGTTCGAGCGTCAGGGCCAGCCCATATTGGCCCTGAAACACAGCCGTGAACTCACGCACATAGAACGCGAGCTGTTCAACGCCGAACGTGACCGCCAGACCCGCAACCTCAGTATTCAGTTCGAGGTCGAGCGGGCCCGGCACGACACCGAGATTTACCGCATGCGCACCGAACTGGAGCAGGAGGGACGTGAGCGGGCCGAACACCGCGTGCGGCAGCGCACTGCCGAACTCGCCCGCGCGCAGCAGGAAGTGGTCACGCGCCTGGCCATGGCCGCCGAATACCGCGACGACACCACAGGAGAGCATACCCGGCGGGTGGGCCGGACGGCGGCCCGCATCGCCCTGGCCCTGGGCTGGCCGGAAAACCGCGCCGCCGTGCTGGGCATTGCGGCGCGGCTGCATGACGTGGGCAAGATCGGTATTCCCGACAGCGTGCTGCTCAAGGCAGGCAAGCTCGATACAGCGGAGTTTGCCCACATGCAGACCCACACGCTGATCGGCGCGCGCATTCTGTCAGGGGGACGCTCGGAACTGCTGCGGATGGCCGAGGAAATCGCCCTGACCCACCACGAGCGCTGGGACGGCACCGGATATCCGCGCGGCCTGCACGCCACCCAGATTCCGCTGGTGGGCCGCATCGTGGCCATTGCCGACGTGTTCGACGCCCTAACCCAGGCCCGTCCCTATAAAGCCGCCTGGACCCCACAGGACGCCGTGAACGAGATTCGCAAGCAGACGGGCAGCCACTTTGATCCGGACGTGGTCGAGATTGCCGTGCCCATCCTGCTGACGCCCGATTCCCCGGATGGGGATTTTTCAGAGGAGAACATGCCGCTGGCGCAGGAGGAAGCCAATCATGTTCTGACGGTGTTTGAGCAACTTCTCGTCGAGCGCACCCGTGATCTGGAGCTGGCCCGCGAGGAAGCCGAACGTACTGCGTCCCACATGCAGCGCATGGCCCTGACCGACAACCTGACCGGCCTGGGCAACCGCTGGGCTTTTGAACAGACGCTGGAACAGACGTTGAACGAGGCCATCAAGCATGACCGGTCTTTTTCGGTCATTTCCTTCGACCTTGATGGGCTGAAGGCCATCAACGATACACACGGCCATGAACAGGGAGACCGGTTCTTGCAGTGCTTTGCCAGAGCGCTTGCGGCGGCCTTCGCCCCTATTGGCCTGGCATACCGCATCGGCGGCGATGAGTTCGCCGTGGTAAGCACCGAGCCGCAGGAGCTGCCGATTCTGCGCGGCCTGCTGGAGCAGACGCAAGACCAGATGCGCCACCAGGGGTTTAAGGCGGCCAGCGCCAGCATGGGCAGCTCGGTGTATCCCCACGACGCCCGAACCGCCGGCGATCTGCTGCGCCTGAGCGATCAGCGAATGTACCAGACCAAATTGCGCCGCCGGCAGCAGGGCCGGTAA
- a CDS encoding P-loop NTPase, whose translation MTVDRPQDLDLSSLLRVLRRAALPILIVALAVSTLVYFYSSTRPAVYQATASLSALPTSGGNSVINNTLVTAPQLPPGVVARAMRSPAVVDGAVSRLQAAVPDSPARRAFVEGLQLEARTGRRELVRLSTDVNQDFVGVYEISALAATPQLAQAAANSFSASLLEWDRQRALTGITRARQNLVTQRADLTARIARGGNALDLRTLEQLRLDIVERLQQVEVLEQTVSGTLNALASATPPTDPAAPRPLRDTLLSFAACVFFGTLLAFALDQMKQRIRGLEDLRSFGLPVLGTLPPLPFRSADPTRVIQAIRHGLFREQMEFVRVGVMSSLGNLPSSPIIVVSSGQVGEGKSTVTAGLAYTMAEHGMRVLVVDADIFRRRQENLWLAASRGREAQTHQMGEHQLRTGVADGIDLLTVQTSTLNTPMLELTVRTRSRDYDVVLVDTPPVLKIADTLVLASHLDGLVVVTDPQTSHAQIRRVIEDTGRLGVPVLGLVLNRFRETSGQSEYTYASLGQEPQPPRSVGSRG comes from the coding sequence ATGACTGTTGACCGGCCCCAAGACCTTGACCTCTCTTCTCTCCTCCGGGTACTGAGGCGTGCGGCGCTGCCCATCCTGATCGTGGCGCTGGCCGTGTCCACCCTCGTCTATTTCTACTCCAGCACGCGGCCCGCGGTGTATCAGGCCACGGCGAGTCTCTCGGCCCTGCCCACCAGCGGCGGCAACAGCGTGATCAACAACACGCTGGTCACGGCGCCGCAACTGCCGCCCGGCGTGGTCGCCCGGGCCATGCGCAGCCCCGCCGTGGTGGACGGCGCGGTGAGCCGCCTGCAGGCGGCCGTGCCCGACAGTCCGGCCCGGCGCGCCTTCGTGGAGGGTCTGCAGCTGGAAGCGAGAACCGGGCGGCGCGAACTGGTGCGCCTGAGCACCGATGTCAACCAGGACTTCGTGGGCGTCTACGAGATCAGTGCGCTGGCCGCCACCCCCCAGCTTGCGCAGGCGGCTGCCAACAGCTTCTCGGCGTCGCTGCTGGAGTGGGACCGGCAGCGCGCCCTGACCGGCATCACCCGCGCCCGCCAGAACCTGGTGACCCAGCGCGCCGACCTGACGGCCCGCATCGCCCGCGGAGGCAACGCGCTGGATCTGCGCACCCTGGAGCAGCTGCGGCTGGACATCGTCGAGCGGCTGCAGCAGGTGGAGGTGCTGGAGCAGACCGTCAGCGGAACCCTGAACGCGCTGGCCTCCGCGACGCCGCCGACCGACCCGGCCGCCCCGCGGCCCCTGCGCGACACCCTGCTGAGTTTCGCCGCCTGTGTGTTCTTCGGGACTCTGCTGGCGTTCGCGCTCGATCAGATGAAGCAGCGCATCCGGGGGCTGGAGGACCTGCGCAGTTTTGGGCTGCCGGTGCTGGGGACTCTGCCGCCCCTGCCCTTTCGCAGCGCCGATCCCACCCGCGTGATTCAGGCCATCCGGCACGGTCTGTTCCGGGAACAGATGGAATTCGTGCGGGTCGGCGTGATGTCCAGCCTGGGCAACCTGCCCTCCTCGCCGATCATCGTGGTGTCCAGCGGGCAGGTAGGCGAGGGCAAGAGCACCGTCACCGCCGGACTGGCCTACACCATGGCCGAACACGGCATGCGGGTCCTGGTGGTGGACGCCGACATTTTCCGTCGCCGGCAGGAAAACCTGTGGCTGGCGGCGTCCCGGGGCCGCGAAGCCCAGACGCATCAGATGGGCGAACATCAGCTGCGGACCGGAGTGGCCGATGGCATCGATCTGCTCACCGTGCAGACCTCCACCCTGAACACGCCCATGCTGGAATTGACCGTCCGCACCCGCAGCCGCGATTACGATGTGGTGCTGGTGGACACGCCCCCGGTGCTCAAGATCGCTGACACGCTGGTGCTGGCCAGTCATCTGGACGGCTTGGTGGTCGTCACCGATCCACAGACCTCACACGCGCAGATCCGCCGGGTGATCGAGGACACCGGGCGTCTGGGTGTTCCGGTCCTGGGCCTGGTGCTCAACCGGTTCCGCGAGACCAGTGGACAGAGCGAGTACACCTACGCGTCGCTCGGCCAGGAACCCCAGCCGCCCCGCAGCGTGGGGAGCCGGGGATGA
- a CDS encoding glycosyltransferase family 4 protein, whose translation MKILYTTTTPIAALAFFAPQLAHLRAQGHEVHLVTPPEPADLVARAQQIGGASYHPLPMAREISPRRDLKALAGMVRILLQVRPDIVNFSTPKAGLLGGLASVLTGVPLRVYFIHGLRSETAATGALARLRPLLRVIERLTCACAHEVLCVSESNREEAVALGLVPAHKIRVLGAGSPAGLEVDRYAHPDAAAVARARAELGLPEGTPVVGFVGRLAPQKGTEELLLAWAQVHREHPQARLLLVGTPDPANPLSGPAERAYREAQGLVQVDFEADMSRLYPLMSVLTLPSRHEGLGMVVLEAAAAGVPSVLTDAPGVRDAGVPGVTGLQVPTGDVSALAAALDTLLSDPEQTRQLGDQAHTWVREHFEQAHLWALWDGFYTAAWNKRQKSGGSRVRRNVLLLAAGMLLAGWAARRR comes from the coding sequence ATGAAAATTCTGTACACCACCACCACCCCCATCGCGGCCCTGGCCTTCTTCGCTCCCCAGCTCGCGCACCTGCGCGCCCAGGGCCATGAGGTTCATCTGGTCACGCCCCCCGAGCCCGCCGATCTGGTGGCCCGCGCGCAGCAGATCGGCGGCGCGTCGTACCACCCCCTGCCCATGGCCCGTGAGATTTCTCCGCGCCGCGACCTGAAGGCGCTGGCCGGCATGGTGCGAATCCTGCTGCAGGTGCGCCCCGACATCGTGAACTTCTCGACCCCCAAGGCCGGGTTGCTGGGCGGCCTGGCCAGCGTGCTGACCGGCGTGCCGCTGCGGGTCTACTTCATCCACGGACTGCGCAGCGAGACGGCGGCCACCGGCGCGCTGGCCCGGCTGCGCCCGCTGCTGCGGGTGATCGAGCGCCTGACCTGTGCGTGTGCCCATGAGGTGCTGTGCGTCAGCGAGTCCAACCGGGAGGAGGCCGTGGCGCTGGGGCTGGTTCCGGCGCACAAGATCCGGGTGCTGGGGGCCGGCAGCCCGGCAGGCCTGGAGGTGGACCGGTACGCACACCCCGACGCCGCCGCCGTGGCGCGCGCCCGCGCCGAGCTGGGATTGCCCGAGGGTACCCCGGTGGTGGGCTTCGTGGGCCGCCTCGCGCCGCAGAAGGGGACCGAGGAACTCCTGCTCGCGTGGGCACAGGTGCACCGGGAACATCCACAAGCCCGCCTGCTGCTGGTGGGCACCCCGGACCCGGCCAATCCACTGTCCGGTCCGGCGGAGCGCGCCTACCGCGAAGCGCAGGGGCTGGTGCAGGTGGACTTCGAGGCCGACATGAGCCGCCTGTACCCGCTGATGAGCGTGCTCACCCTGCCCAGCCGTCATGAGGGCCTGGGCATGGTGGTGCTGGAGGCAGCGGCGGCGGGCGTACCCAGCGTCCTGACCGACGCTCCGGGAGTGCGTGACGCGGGCGTTCCCGGCGTGACCGGACTGCAGGTGCCCACCGGCGACGTGTCCGCCCTGGCCGCCGCCTTGGACACGCTGCTGTCCGACCCGGAGCAGACCCGTCAGCTGGGCGATCAGGCGCACACATGGGTGCGCGAACACTTCGAACAGGCTCACCTGTGGGCGCTGTGGGACGGGTTTTACACGGCGGCGTGGAACAAGCGTCAGAAGAGCGGAGGGAGCCGGGTCAGGAGAAACGTTCTGTTGCTCGCTGCCGGAATGCTGCTGGCAGGGTGGGCGGCCCGTCGGCGCTAG
- a CDS encoding glycosyltransferase — protein sequence MRVSVVLEQRFIHTPDGSTYDNGHATYDHWRRYLSVFEEVQVVGRSQAVTEVPAGFRRVDGPGVRFLPVPYYQGPLGLLRRLTGVSAALWRGLEPGEAVIVRLSGVLVHLAAALRWFRGHPFAAEVINDPYLGYGPDGTRHPLRPLFRTLLTELTRLHCRQAVAVQYVTREALQRRYPPAAGVASFGVSDVHLPPEAFADAPRVYQGRARHTVLVGSLEQRHKGVDLAVRALAVLRAAGHDLRLKVVGDGPLRPGLEALAQELGVAQACEFAGQRSTPAEVRRDLAGAELFLIPSRTEGLPRALLEAMAQGLPAVGSAVGGIPELLLPDTLAPPGDVDELVRAWGALASNPAQLSAHSGRNLALARTYADATLDEQRAGFLRSVRAHSRPQSPFPPARTS from the coding sequence GTGAGGGTCAGTGTCGTTCTGGAACAGCGCTTCATACACACCCCGGACGGGTCCACCTACGACAACGGGCACGCCACCTATGACCACTGGCGGCGGTACCTAAGCGTGTTCGAGGAAGTGCAGGTGGTGGGCCGCTCGCAGGCCGTCACGGAGGTTCCGGCCGGATTCCGGCGGGTGGACGGGCCGGGCGTGCGCTTCCTGCCGGTGCCGTACTACCAGGGCCCGCTGGGCCTGCTGCGGCGCCTGACCGGCGTCAGCGCGGCCCTGTGGCGGGGTCTGGAGCCGGGCGAGGCCGTGATCGTGCGGCTCTCCGGGGTGCTCGTTCACCTGGCGGCCGCGCTGCGCTGGTTCCGGGGTCACCCCTTTGCCGCCGAGGTCATCAACGATCCCTACCTGGGCTACGGCCCGGACGGCACCCGCCACCCCCTGCGCCCGCTGTTCCGCACGCTGCTCACGGAACTGACCCGGCTGCACTGCCGTCAGGCCGTGGCCGTGCAGTACGTCACACGCGAGGCGCTGCAGCGCCGGTACCCGCCGGCCGCGGGCGTGGCAAGCTTCGGGGTCTCGGACGTGCATCTGCCGCCGGAGGCCTTCGCTGACGCGCCGCGCGTCTATCAGGGTCGGGCGCGCCACACGGTGCTGGTGGGCTCGCTGGAACAGCGTCACAAGGGCGTGGACCTGGCGGTGCGGGCCCTGGCCGTACTGCGCGCCGCCGGGCACGACCTGCGGCTGAAGGTGGTCGGGGACGGGCCGCTGCGTCCGGGCCTGGAGGCCCTGGCCCAGGAACTAGGGGTGGCGCAGGCCTGCGAGTTCGCCGGTCAGCGCAGCACCCCGGCCGAGGTCCGCCGCGATCTGGCGGGCGCCGAGCTGTTTCTGATTCCCTCGCGCACCGAGGGTCTGCCGCGTGCGCTGCTCGAGGCGATGGCCCAGGGGCTGCCCGCCGTGGGTTCGGCGGTGGGCGGCATTCCCGAACTGCTGCTCCCAGACACCCTTGCTCCGCCCGGCGACGTGGACGAGCTGGTGCGGGCCTGGGGGGCACTGGCGAGCAACCCCGCACAGCTCAGTGCCCACAGCGGGCGTAACCTGGCGCTGGCCCGGACCTACGCCGACGCCACCCTGGATGAGCAGCGCGCCGGGTTCCTGCGCAGCGTGCGCGCCCACAGCCGGCCCCAGTCCCCTTTTCCCCCTGCAAGGACGTCATGA
- a CDS encoding O-antigen ligase family protein: MSLPLPAGSSRLRRSASDPAAAPLRTAPLLQRAVTWLLGAYVFSQFFGLPVLAAGPSWALWQAPADLLLWAALACAALYHRRVGADQQAVWRGLQWLGALSLASFALLFVMRDGHLGVAVPFGLFQLFKLGQILGVFWMVSRLKLGEELLERWGQLAVISFVLMVVGVAWTYFSPALPQLLGGVLPRGAGVAGPWESFYLHNEKGLGTVGYNHAHVAAMVLLQAALAMILRPQRPPQWLLAAALIACFLSGARAGLAGCLLFVVLEGLRMPVRSGLALGALGVAGVVALPALQGDLSGLLARQSTLLDAGDVGNLAGRADIWRVYLDALLRDPFRLLIGSGFGSGIANNGANAHILPLQVIYETGVAGFTALLLFFGLLIARLRALRTRRAGVALNLLAALWLTAATTDTFYPTPAFGAFLPLLALTLAVALVGRAPAAGAVSPPQEALP; this comes from the coding sequence TTGAGTCTGCCGTTGCCCGCCGGTTCCAGTCGCTTGCGGCGCTCCGCTTCTGACCCGGCCGCCGCGCCGCTGAGAACCGCTCCCCTGCTTCAGCGGGCGGTGACGTGGCTGCTGGGCGCCTACGTGTTCTCGCAGTTTTTCGGGCTGCCGGTGCTGGCCGCCGGACCGTCGTGGGCGCTGTGGCAGGCTCCCGCTGACCTGCTGCTGTGGGCGGCGCTCGCCTGCGCGGCCCTGTACCACCGCCGGGTCGGCGCCGATCAGCAGGCGGTGTGGCGCGGTCTGCAATGGCTCGGGGCACTGTCGCTGGCGTCGTTTGCGCTGCTGTTCGTGATGCGTGACGGACATCTGGGGGTGGCCGTGCCCTTCGGGCTGTTCCAGCTGTTCAAGCTGGGGCAGATCCTGGGGGTGTTCTGGATGGTCTCGCGCCTGAAACTGGGTGAGGAACTGCTGGAGCGCTGGGGGCAGCTTGCTGTGATCTCCTTCGTCCTGATGGTCGTCGGCGTGGCCTGGACCTACTTTTCTCCGGCGCTGCCGCAACTGCTCGGCGGCGTGCTGCCGCGTGGGGCGGGCGTGGCCGGTCCCTGGGAGTCGTTCTACCTGCACAACGAGAAGGGGCTGGGGACCGTCGGCTACAACCATGCCCATGTGGCCGCGATGGTCTTGCTGCAGGCCGCGCTGGCCATGATCCTGCGCCCGCAGCGGCCTCCGCAGTGGCTGCTGGCGGCGGCGCTGATCGCGTGCTTTCTGTCCGGGGCCCGCGCCGGACTGGCGGGGTGTCTGCTGTTCGTGGTGCTCGAGGGCCTGAGAATGCCGGTGCGCTCCGGGCTGGCGCTGGGCGCGCTGGGGGTGGCCGGAGTGGTGGCCCTGCCCGCGCTGCAGGGTGACCTCAGCGGGCTGCTCGCCCGGCAATCTACCCTGCTGGACGCCGGAGACGTGGGCAACCTCGCGGGCCGCGCGGACATCTGGCGGGTGTACCTCGACGCCCTGCTCAGAGATCCGTTCCGGCTGCTGATCGGCAGCGGCTTCGGCTCGGGCATCGCGAACAACGGGGCCAACGCGCACATCCTGCCGCTGCAGGTGATCTATGAGACCGGCGTGGCGGGCTTCACCGCCCTGCTGCTGTTCTTCGGCCTGCTGATCGCGCGCCTGCGGGCGCTGCGGACCCGGCGCGCGGGCGTGGCCCTGAATCTGCTTGCCGCGCTGTGGCTCACGGCGGCCACCACCGACACCTTCTATCCCACCCCGGCCTTCGGCGCGTTCCTGCCGCTGCTCGCGCTGACGCTGGCCGTCGCGCTGGTGGGCCGCGCCCCCGCTGCGGGGGCGGTTTCCCCGCCACAGGAGGCTTTACCGTGA
- a CDS encoding glycosyltransferase → MTPPPTPDRSPSSRPLRVLHLAGTLDRGGIETWLVNLLAQLPRGEVAMDVMVVSPDARPGEYADRVRGLGATLLVAPATGNPLAFAAFFVRALRSHGPYDVVHSHIHHFGGLALLLARLSGVPVRVATSHLDSRRADMAATGGRYAYLSAMRAALGAGITHRHAVSPEAAAALYGPDWQALGAQVVTLGVDLQAVRHPGDLTDLRTELGLTPGVPVFGHVGQFRPQKNHLFLLEAFAAYLERHGPAHLLLVGDGPERAAIEERVAALGLAGRVRLLGSRPDVARLLWIMDAFVFPSHFEGLSLALVEAQAAGLPRVISAGVYHDARMQDAGLQVLPLTAPPAVWADALAQAASRGREVPDHLEFDIVQEARKLGDFYLAAAGETA, encoded by the coding sequence ATGACCCCACCCCCCACCCCGGACCGCTCCCCTTCCAGCCGGCCGCTGCGGGTGCTGCACCTGGCCGGGACCCTGGACCGGGGCGGCATCGAAACGTGGCTGGTCAACCTGCTCGCCCAGCTGCCCCGTGGGGAGGTGGCGATGGACGTGATGGTCGTTTCTCCCGACGCGCGTCCGGGCGAGTACGCGGATCGGGTGCGCGGCCTGGGCGCGACGCTGCTCGTGGCCCCCGCCACCGGTAACCCGCTCGCCTTCGCTGCGTTCTTTGTGCGGGCGCTGCGGAGCCACGGCCCCTATGACGTGGTTCACAGCCACATCCACCACTTCGGTGGGCTGGCGCTGCTGCTCGCGCGCCTGTCCGGGGTGCCGGTGCGGGTCGCCACCAGCCACCTGGATTCCCGCCGCGCCGACATGGCGGCGACCGGGGGCCGTTACGCTTACCTCAGCGCCATGCGCGCCGCCCTCGGCGCCGGAATTACCCACCGCCACGCAGTGAGTCCCGAGGCGGCCGCGGCGCTGTACGGCCCCGACTGGCAGGCGCTGGGCGCACAGGTCGTGACGCTGGGGGTGGACCTGCAGGCCGTGCGCCATCCCGGGGACCTCACGGACCTGCGAACCGAGCTGGGGTTGACGCCGGGCGTGCCGGTCTTCGGGCATGTGGGCCAGTTCCGGCCCCAGAAGAACCACCTGTTCCTGCTGGAGGCGTTTGCGGCCTACCTGGAGCGCCACGGTCCCGCCCACCTCCTGCTGGTCGGAGACGGCCCCGAGCGGGCGGCCATCGAGGAGCGGGTGGCGGCGCTGGGGCTGGCGGGGCGGGTCCGGTTGCTCGGATCGCGCCCGGACGTTGCCCGGCTGCTGTGGATCATGGACGCCTTCGTCTTTCCCTCGCACTTCGAGGGCCTGAGTCTGGCGCTGGTCGAGGCCCAGGCGGCGGGCCTGCCGCGCGTGATCTCGGCGGGTGTCTACCACGACGCCCGCATGCAGGATGCCGGCCTGCAGGTGCTGCCGCTGACCGCCCCGCCAGCGGTCTGGGCCGACGCCCTGGCCCAGGCGGCCTCGCGCGGCCGTGAGGTGCCGGATCACCTGGAATTTGACATCGTGCAGGAGGCCCGCAAGCTGGGTGACTTCTACCTCGCCGCTGCGGGGGAGACCGCTTGA
- a CDS encoding lipopolysaccharide biosynthesis protein, whose product MPVRSTSTPDTAAEAGVPAARIGLRAGVLWTFGGQVVYSAAQWAMVALLARLGSREDVGIYALGLAVTAPLFLALGLQLRSVQATDAQESHPFAHYFSLRVLSMLLALGLSAALALAYPHAAWAIVWLGVAKALEGLSDVIYGLMQHRERLDLVSRSTLQRGVLGLALLGGLFAATGSVVWGTFGVAVAGGLVLAFYDLPRARRLTQGAAWWTRRVPAALPRLAWPLGAVVGLVSLGSALPRLFIERELGSGPLGVYSALAYVTVAGSVVIVALGTALTTRLSQLFAAGQRRAFVRLTLVLTAAAAAVGGALVLLAALAGEPLLRALYGPAYAGQNGVFLWLNLSGALSYLASCAGFAVTAARRFRQQLPLFVVVTGVLVLACWWLIPAHGLLGAAWAALIAAAAQLLGSWAIVARALQRGPEPQAAPVQVPSAPDPQIQGDA is encoded by the coding sequence TTGCCCGTACGCTCAACTTCCACGCCGGACACCGCCGCAGAGGCGGGTGTGCCCGCCGCCCGCATCGGCCTGCGGGCGGGTGTGCTGTGGACCTTTGGGGGCCAGGTCGTGTACTCGGCGGCGCAGTGGGCCATGGTGGCGCTGCTGGCGCGTCTGGGCAGCCGGGAGGACGTGGGCATCTACGCTCTGGGCCTGGCCGTGACTGCCCCGCTGTTCCTGGCCCTGGGACTGCAGCTGCGCAGCGTGCAGGCCACCGACGCCCAGGAAAGTCACCCGTTTGCCCACTATTTCAGCCTGCGTGTGCTGAGCATGCTGCTCGCCCTGGGCCTGAGCGCGGCGCTGGCCCTCGCGTATCCGCACGCGGCGTGGGCCATCGTGTGGCTGGGGGTGGCCAAGGCGCTCGAAGGCCTCAGCGACGTGATCTACGGCCTGATGCAGCACCGCGAGCGCCTGGATCTGGTGTCGCGCTCGACGTTGCAGCGCGGCGTGCTGGGGCTGGCGCTGCTGGGCGGTCTGTTCGCCGCAACCGGCAGCGTCGTGTGGGGCACCTTCGGCGTGGCGGTCGCCGGGGGACTGGTGCTGGCGTTCTACGACCTGCCCCGGGCGCGTCGCCTGACCCAGGGTGCGGCGTGGTGGACCCGACGGGTGCCCGCCGCGCTGCCCCGGCTGGCGTGGCCGCTGGGAGCGGTCGTCGGGCTGGTCTCGCTGGGCAGCGCCCTGCCCCGGCTGTTCATCGAACGTGAACTGGGCAGTGGACCGCTGGGGGTGTATTCGGCGCTGGCCTACGTCACGGTGGCGGGCAGCGTGGTGATCGTGGCGCTGGGCACCGCCCTGACCACCCGTCTGTCGCAGCTGTTCGCGGCGGGACAGCGGCGGGCCTTCGTGCGCCTGACGCTGGTGCTGACCGCCGCCGCCGCCGCCGTGGGGGGAGCCCTGGTGCTGCTGGCTGCGCTGGCCGGCGAGCCGCTGCTGCGCGCATTGTACGGTCCGGCCTATGCGGGCCAGAATGGGGTGTTTCTGTGGCTTAACCTCAGCGGGGCGCTGAGCTACCTGGCCTCGTGCGCGGGCTTTGCCGTCACGGCGGCGCGGCGCTTCCGCCAGCAGTTGCCGCTGTTCGTGGTGGTCACGGGCGTGCTGGTCCTGGCGTGCTGGTGGCTGATTCCCGCCCACGGTCTGCTGGGGGCCGCGTGGGCCGCGCTGATCGCCGCCGCCGCGCAGTTGCTGGGCAGCTGGGCTATCGTGGCGCGGGCCTTGCAGCGCGGGCCCGAGCCTCAGGCCGCTCCGGTTCAGGTTCCCTCCGCCCCCGACCCTCAGATTCAAGGAGACGCATGA